In one window of Nitrospiraceae bacterium DNA:
- a CDS encoding YqgE/AlgH family protein, which produces MTPLGKGIFLVAAPALKDPNFRQTVVLLCEHGPEGALGVIVNRPTAMSISEALPQVPILEGQTHVLYAGGPVQTNQVMLLYRISQLPENSHHVFDGVCLGGDLDIMERILTEQPGRESFRAYLGYSGWGPGQLESEMQTGSWITLPADPSIVFEKDPTRIWSDVVLSLEETSRHYADMPFDPTFN; this is translated from the coding sequence ATGACACCCTTGGGAAAAGGCATCTTTCTGGTCGCAGCGCCCGCGCTGAAGGACCCCAACTTTCGGCAGACGGTCGTCTTGCTTTGCGAACATGGACCAGAAGGGGCGCTCGGAGTCATTGTGAATCGGCCGACCGCCATGTCGATTTCCGAGGCGCTGCCGCAGGTGCCGATACTCGAAGGCCAAACGCACGTGCTCTATGCGGGTGGGCCGGTTCAGACCAATCAGGTGATGTTGCTGTATCGAATCAGCCAGCTGCCGGAAAACTCCCACCATGTGTTCGACGGTGTGTGTCTCGGCGGGGATTTGGATATTATGGAGCGGATTCTGACGGAGCAGCCGGGGAGGGAATCCTTCCGCGCCTATCTGGGCTATTCCGGTTGGGGACCGGGCCAGTTGGAATCAGAAATGCAGACCGGTTCGTGGATCACGCTGCCCGCCGACCCGTCGATCGTCTTCGAGAAGGACCCCACCCGTATTTGGTCCGACGTGGTTCTCTCTCTCGAGGAGACGTCGCGACACTATGCGGATATGCCGTTCGACCCAACCTTCAATTAG
- a CDS encoding arylamine N-acetyltransferase, producing MDRQAYLARIEYQGTLEPSLDTLLGLHRAHVLTVPFENLNIHLGQPVSLDPDDLFRKIVHRRRGGYCFELNGLFALLLEDLGFSVTRLAARVLYGAVGDRPRSHQVLVVKMEGQVWLVDVGFGGNGLLEPFPVKVGERKFHGSDQFALSLDDRGEYLLQCEIRRAWEKLYSFTFDPCLPVDYTFANYYHSHSPDSLFTQRRICTMPTPDGRKTFTDMVLKIRTGGKTQEIHPRDMSEYRELLKYHFKLEVEGDFRSLPSQELHDRNAAHVEDE from the coding sequence GTGGATCGTCAGGCCTATCTCGCGAGAATCGAGTACCAGGGGACCCTGGAGCCTTCGCTGGACACGTTGCTCGGGTTGCACCGAGCGCATGTGTTGACGGTGCCCTTCGAGAACTTGAATATCCATCTGGGGCAACCGGTCTCGCTTGATCCGGATGATCTGTTTCGCAAGATCGTGCATCGGCGACGGGGTGGGTATTGCTTCGAATTGAACGGACTCTTTGCTCTCCTGCTCGAAGACCTCGGATTTTCGGTCACTCGCCTTGCCGCGCGTGTGTTGTATGGAGCGGTGGGGGACAGGCCGCGCAGTCATCAGGTGTTAGTGGTGAAGATGGAGGGGCAGGTGTGGCTCGTCGATGTCGGTTTTGGAGGTAATGGATTACTTGAACCTTTTCCCGTAAAGGTTGGTGAGAGGAAATTTCATGGCAGTGATCAATTCGCGCTCTCCCTCGATGATCGGGGAGAATATCTGCTGCAATGCGAGATCCGTCGAGCCTGGGAGAAGCTCTATTCCTTCACGTTCGATCCCTGTCTCCCGGTCGACTATACCTTTGCCAATTACTACCATTCCCACTCGCCGGATTCCCTCTTCACGCAACGGCGAATCTGTACGATGCCGACGCCCGATGGGCGAAAGACCTTCACGGATATGGTGTTGAAGATTCGAACGGGCGGGAAGACGCAGGAGATCCATCCTCGCGACATGAGTGAGTATCGCGAGCTTCTCAAGTATCACTTTAAGTTAGAGGTAGAGGGTGATTTCCGATCGCTACCGAGCCAGGAACTTCACGATCGCAACGCAGCCCATGTAGAGGACGAGTGA
- a CDS encoding acyltransferase yields MRVGYLQFDPVFGDIERNLETVTRLLAQADADLIVLPELFAAGYQFVSKSEVLQLAEPVPDGPTTARLCEIAARRGMAIVAGLPERSGARCYNSAVIVGPSGLLGCYRKTHLFFEETLFFDPGDSGFQVWDVGGAKVGVMICFDWFYPESARTLALMGADIIAHPSNLVLPHCPDSMVTRCLENRVFSITANRIGSEARGGKDRLTFIGTSEVVSPRGKILRRAPREAEELAILEIDPAEARVKSLNSYNDLLRDRRPSLYHE; encoded by the coding sequence ATATCGAACGGAATCTCGAGACGGTGACGCGCCTCTTGGCGCAGGCTGACGCGGACCTGATCGTTCTGCCCGAGCTGTTCGCGGCCGGGTATCAATTCGTCTCGAAGTCCGAGGTGCTGCAACTGGCCGAACCGGTGCCCGATGGCCCGACCACCGCGCGGCTTTGCGAGATCGCTGCGCGCCGCGGGATGGCGATCGTGGCCGGGTTGCCGGAACGCTCCGGGGCTCGCTGTTACAACTCCGCCGTGATTGTCGGGCCTTCCGGCTTGCTTGGGTGCTATCGAAAGACGCATCTATTTTTCGAGGAGACGTTGTTTTTCGATCCCGGCGACAGCGGGTTTCAGGTGTGGGATGTGGGCGGAGCCAAGGTCGGGGTGATGATCTGTTTCGACTGGTTCTACCCCGAGTCGGCCAGGACGTTGGCCCTGATGGGGGCGGACATCATCGCCCATCCCTCGAATCTGGTGTTGCCGCATTGCCCGGATTCAATGGTGACGCGCTGTCTTGAAAACCGGGTATTCAGTATCACCGCCAACCGAATCGGCAGCGAGGCTAGGGGCGGCAAGGATCGATTGACCTTCATCGGCACCAGCGAAGTGGTGAGCCCGCGTGGGAAGATTTTACGGCGGGCGCCGCGGGAGGCAGAGGAACTCGCGATCTTGGAAATCGATCCCGCCGAAGCCAGGGTAAAGTCCCTCAACAGCTACAACGATCTGCTCCGTGATCGTCGTCCTTCCCTGTATCACGAATAG
- a CDS encoding DUF3147 domain-containing protein, producing MGEWVKYASYFLLGGTIVSVSTYLGSQGRSFLAAFASTFPAMTGATFVLIYLNGGSEHLVTYAKNLLWFVPPWLVYVGCMIYGVERVGFWLSMAGSLVLYMGCVAIVKFLAR from the coding sequence ATGGGTGAGTGGGTGAAGTATGCGTCATACTTCCTGCTGGGTGGAACGATCGTCAGCGTGTCGACCTATCTGGGCTCGCAAGGCCGATCCTTCCTCGCGGCCTTTGCCAGCACCTTTCCCGCCATGACCGGCGCTACGTTCGTCCTGATCTACTTGAACGGCGGGAGCGAACACCTCGTGACCTACGCAAAGAACCTGCTATGGTTCGTTCCCCCCTGGTTGGTCTACGTCGGCTGCATGATCTACGGTGTCGAACGTGTCGGGTTCTGGCTCTCGATGGCCGGCTCACTCGTCCTCTACATGGGCTGCGTTGCGATCGTGAAGTTCCTGGCTCGGTAG
- the uvrA gene encoding excinuclease ABC subunit UvrA, whose amino-acid sequence MPSRAPSDSDHAYLIVEGARQNNLKNVSLRIPHNKVTAITGVSGSGKSSLAFDTLFAEGQWRYVESLSTYARMFLDKVNRPDVDRLINVRPAIAIEQKNPIRTARSTVGTATELADLLRLLFAKVGKPVCPDCRQEARGYHPGSVAEEILAQCPESRAMVLFPIQDLGPGHDRSLIESLLKRGFTRMRCGDEILNLQDQPILPGDRPDGLQVILDRLVLRPDNRHRLIEAIEIAFQEADGVCLIDVVDRGRFTYSTSFRCQRCGRTFEPLRPLLFSFNHPLGACPECKGFGNILQYDPDLVIPDRTKSLAQGAVEPWSKPGSDWWQKQFLLAMKKRGIDLTTPYESLPAEVRKMIWDGADDFDGIKEFFEYLETKRYKLHVRVLLSRYRSPVSCPTCNGTRLKPAARFVKLAGLDITELSDLTIEAAAGWFERLALPTFDAEIAKDILRQLRGKLSFLLRVGLGYLAIGRQTKTLSGGEAQRIALANQLGSRLVGTLYVLDEPTIGLHARDTDTLAGILRDLANDGNTVVVVEHDPLMIRAADYIVELGPASGDQGGQIVCAAPRPTFMTDTRSVTARYLRGEDFIPVPKSRRSGNGRILSIAGASGHNLKNLLVRIPLRMLVCVTGISGSGKSTLVEDTLYRAAARAFRVDSLPMEPFRAIKGLEHVKGVRLIDQQPIGRTPRSNPITYLKAFDEIRNLFAMEREALRQGLTPGHFSFNAPGGRCERCEGNGYEKLEMYFFEDIYAICEECNGRRFKPNVLGIHYRGKTIHDVLNMTVSEALGFFSGSPKLTEKLHLLSSIGLGYLRLGQSATTLSGGEAQRLKIAAELKDPSAQNLLYIMDEPTTGLHLDDIKKLLLVLHKLVDAGNTLIVVEHNLDVIKTADWVIDLGPEGGDAGGEIVAEGRPEQVAKVERSHTGRFLAKMLGMGASREA is encoded by the coding sequence ATGCCGAGCCGTGCCCCGTCCGATTCCGACCACGCCTACCTGATTGTCGAGGGCGCGAGGCAGAATAACCTCAAGAACGTCTCGTTGCGCATCCCCCACAATAAAGTTACGGCAATCACGGGCGTCTCCGGGTCCGGCAAATCTTCCTTGGCCTTCGACACCCTCTTTGCCGAGGGACAATGGCGCTATGTGGAATCCCTGTCGACCTACGCCAGGATGTTCCTCGACAAGGTCAATCGGCCAGACGTCGATCGTCTCATCAACGTGCGCCCGGCCATCGCCATCGAACAAAAGAACCCGATCAGGACGGCGCGATCGACGGTCGGAACAGCGACGGAATTGGCCGACCTGCTTCGCCTCCTATTCGCCAAGGTCGGGAAGCCGGTCTGCCCGGATTGCCGACAGGAGGCTCGCGGCTATCATCCCGGATCGGTCGCCGAAGAGATCCTCGCACAATGTCCGGAATCGAGGGCAATGGTCCTTTTTCCGATTCAGGATCTGGGCCCCGGACACGATCGGTCGCTGATCGAGTCACTCCTGAAACGCGGCTTTACCCGTATGCGCTGCGGCGACGAGATCTTGAATCTGCAGGATCAGCCGATACTCCCCGGCGATCGTCCTGACGGGCTGCAAGTGATCCTGGACCGGCTCGTGCTGCGGCCGGACAATCGCCATCGTCTGATTGAGGCCATCGAAATCGCCTTCCAGGAAGCAGATGGAGTCTGCCTGATCGACGTCGTGGACCGCGGCCGTTTTACCTACAGTACCAGCTTCCGATGCCAGCGCTGCGGTCGGACGTTCGAGCCCCTGCGCCCCCTGCTCTTCTCGTTCAACCACCCGCTCGGCGCCTGCCCCGAATGCAAAGGCTTCGGCAACATTCTGCAGTACGACCCGGACCTCGTGATCCCGGACCGTACGAAATCTCTGGCACAGGGTGCCGTGGAGCCTTGGAGCAAGCCAGGTTCCGATTGGTGGCAAAAACAATTCCTGCTCGCGATGAAAAAGCGAGGGATCGATCTGACAACCCCTTATGAATCGTTACCCGCGGAAGTCCGAAAGATGATCTGGGATGGTGCCGACGACTTCGACGGCATCAAGGAATTTTTCGAATATCTCGAGACGAAACGCTACAAGCTGCACGTTCGGGTGTTGCTCAGTCGCTACCGAAGTCCCGTCTCGTGCCCCACTTGCAACGGCACGCGACTGAAACCGGCCGCGCGATTCGTGAAACTGGCCGGGCTCGATATCACGGAGCTCTCCGACCTGACGATTGAAGCCGCCGCCGGCTGGTTCGAACGCCTGGCCCTTCCGACCTTCGATGCCGAAATTGCGAAGGATATCCTCCGCCAGCTGCGCGGCAAGCTCAGCTTCCTGCTCCGCGTCGGATTGGGCTACCTGGCAATCGGGCGGCAGACCAAGACCCTCTCGGGCGGCGAAGCCCAACGCATTGCCCTCGCTAACCAACTCGGGTCGCGGCTCGTCGGTACGCTCTATGTGTTGGACGAACCCACGATCGGCCTTCATGCGCGCGACACGGATACCTTGGCCGGCATCCTGCGCGACCTGGCGAACGACGGGAACACCGTCGTCGTCGTGGAGCACGATCCGCTCATGATCCGGGCCGCCGACTATATCGTGGAACTCGGTCCTGCCTCGGGTGACCAAGGCGGCCAGATCGTCTGCGCCGCCCCGCGCCCCACGTTCATGACCGATACCCGCTCGGTCACCGCCCGATATCTTCGCGGCGAGGATTTCATTCCGGTCCCGAAAAGCCGACGATCGGGTAACGGCCGCATCCTCAGCATCGCCGGCGCATCGGGGCATAACTTGAAGAACCTGCTCGTCCGGATCCCCCTGCGCATGTTGGTCTGCGTGACAGGGATTTCAGGATCAGGCAAGAGCACGTTGGTGGAGGACACCCTGTACCGGGCTGCGGCCAGGGCCTTCCGCGTCGATTCACTCCCGATGGAACCGTTCCGCGCGATCAAAGGCCTCGAACACGTAAAAGGGGTCCGGCTGATCGACCAGCAACCCATCGGCCGCACACCACGCTCGAATCCGATCACCTACCTGAAAGCCTTCGACGAGATCCGCAATCTGTTCGCCATGGAGCGGGAAGCCCTACGCCAGGGCCTTACACCGGGGCATTTCTCTTTCAACGCCCCCGGGGGGCGCTGCGAGCGGTGCGAAGGCAACGGCTACGAAAAGCTCGAGATGTACTTCTTCGAGGACATCTACGCGATTTGCGAGGAATGCAACGGCCGGCGGTTCAAGCCTAACGTGCTCGGCATCCATTACAGGGGCAAAACCATTCATGACGTGCTCAATATGACCGTGTCCGAGGCGCTGGGATTCTTTTCCGGATCGCCGAAGCTGACCGAAAAACTCCATCTCTTGTCATCGATCGGACTCGGCTATCTCCGGTTAGGCCAGTCGGCCACCACCCTCTCGGGAGGCGAAGCGCAGCGGCTCAAGATCGCAGCCGAATTGAAAGATCCGTCGGCACAGAATCTTCTGTACATCATGGACGAACCGACCACCGGCCTGCATCTGGACGATATCAAAAAGCTGCTGCTCGTCCTCCACAAACTCGTGGATGCGGGGAACACGCTCATCGTCGTCGAACACAACCTCGACGTGATCAAAACAGCGGACTGGGTGATCGACTTGGGGCCGGAAGGAGGAGACGCGGGCGGTGAGATTGTCGCCGAAGGGCGCCCCGAACAAGTCGCGAAAGTCGAGCGCTCACATACCGGGAGATTTTTGGCAAAGATGCTGGGAATGGGCGCATCCCGTGAAGCATGA